One stretch of Lysobacter sp. TY2-98 DNA includes these proteins:
- the hrpB gene encoding ATP-dependent helicase HrpB: MNRPAFPIDPLLPRIRESLAAHPRLVLEAPPGAGKTTQVPPALLDAPWLDGRRILMLEPRRVAARAAAMFMAKSRGEEVGGTIGYRIRFENRVSSATRIEVVTEGILTRMIQDDPMLEGVGAILFDEFHERHMAADLGLALALDVQSQLRDDLRIVVMSATLDGERLAHFLDAPRLSSEGRSYPVDVAHFPARREEKSEHQVRRAIEHALATHPGDVLVFLPGQREIARVQQLVEHVDAEVLTLHGELPVEQQTRVLQLATDGRRRVVLATNVAESSVTLPGVRVVIDTGLAREPRFDPVSGFSRLDVVAIAQASADQRAGRAGRVADGWAYRLWPQSQRLEPQRRPEIAQVDLSALALELALWGGDDLRFPDAPPSGTFNAARDLLRRLGALDGTAVTSLGKRMLALGTHPRLAAMLLAPRDPREQAIACDLAALIEARDPLRVSPGRPRSDALADRWQALAAFRSGRVPADASRSGLAQIDQAAKQWRRRLRLEAAPPSHVAPHLLGDVLLHAFPDRIARQHPTDALRYQLATGRTVRLFDESLLRGEPWLVVNELRDEMRDARILQAAPLDEARLERDFPSRFVSEDRVVWDANTRGIAAVRERRFDRIVLESKPLPKPDPARYADALVDAVRQLGLDALPWTDSLRQWRARVRGIRTWMPALVDALPDLSDDALLASLDTWLKPVLTGKTRLDALSEQDLGEALKSAVDWSTRQRIDALAPVRIAVPSGMERAITYATDIDGTPQSPVLAVKLQELFGLADTPRIAEGRVPLTLHLLSPAGRPLQVTQDLAGFWERTYPEVKKEMKGRYPKHPWPDDPWTATATHRAKPRGT, encoded by the coding sequence GTGAATCGCCCCGCCTTTCCCATCGATCCCCTGCTACCGCGCATCCGCGAGTCGCTCGCGGCGCATCCGCGCCTGGTGCTCGAAGCGCCGCCCGGCGCCGGCAAGACCACGCAGGTGCCGCCGGCGCTGCTCGACGCGCCGTGGCTCGATGGCCGCAGGATCCTGATGCTGGAACCCCGCCGCGTCGCCGCGCGCGCCGCGGCGATGTTCATGGCGAAAAGCCGCGGCGAAGAGGTCGGCGGCACGATCGGCTATCGCATCCGCTTCGAAAACCGCGTCTCCAGCGCAACACGGATCGAGGTCGTCACCGAAGGCATCCTGACGCGCATGATCCAGGACGATCCGATGCTCGAGGGCGTCGGCGCGATCCTGTTCGACGAATTCCACGAACGCCACATGGCCGCCGACCTCGGCCTCGCGCTCGCGCTCGATGTGCAGTCCCAACTGCGCGACGACCTGCGCATCGTAGTGATGTCGGCGACGCTCGACGGCGAGCGGTTGGCGCACTTCCTCGATGCACCGCGCCTGTCGAGCGAAGGTCGCAGCTATCCCGTCGACGTCGCGCATTTTCCGGCGCGACGCGAGGAGAAGAGTGAGCACCAGGTGCGCCGCGCGATCGAGCACGCCTTGGCGACGCACCCGGGCGACGTGCTGGTATTTCTGCCCGGCCAGCGCGAAATCGCGCGCGTGCAGCAGCTGGTCGAACACGTCGACGCGGAGGTGCTCACGCTGCACGGCGAGTTGCCGGTCGAACAGCAGACGCGCGTGCTGCAGCTGGCGACCGACGGCCGACGCCGTGTGGTGCTCGCGACCAACGTCGCCGAGTCCAGCGTCACCCTGCCCGGCGTGCGTGTGGTCATCGATACCGGGCTGGCGCGCGAGCCGCGCTTCGATCCGGTCAGCGGGTTCTCGCGCCTCGACGTCGTCGCGATCGCGCAGGCGTCCGCCGATCAACGCGCCGGTCGCGCGGGACGTGTGGCGGATGGCTGGGCATATCGCCTGTGGCCACAGTCGCAGCGGTTGGAGCCACAGCGCCGCCCCGAAATCGCGCAGGTCGACCTGTCCGCACTCGCGCTGGAACTCGCGCTGTGGGGTGGCGATGACCTGCGTTTTCCCGATGCACCACCGTCGGGCACGTTCAATGCCGCTCGCGATCTATTGCGTCGTCTGGGTGCGCTCGACGGCACCGCGGTGACTTCGCTGGGCAAGCGCATGCTCGCGCTCGGCACGCATCCGCGTCTCGCCGCGATGTTGCTGGCGCCACGCGATCCTCGCGAACAGGCGATCGCCTGCGACCTCGCGGCGTTGATCGAAGCGCGCGATCCGTTGCGTGTATCACCGGGCCGGCCGCGCAGCGATGCGCTCGCCGACCGCTGGCAGGCCCTCGCGGCGTTTCGCAGCGGCCGAGTGCCCGCGGACGCGTCGCGCAGCGGACTCGCGCAGATCGACCAGGCGGCGAAGCAATGGCGACGGCGCCTGCGTCTCGAGGCCGCACCGCCATCGCACGTGGCCCCGCATCTGCTCGGCGACGTGCTGCTGCATGCATTTCCGGACCGCATCGCGCGCCAGCATCCGACCGACGCGCTGCGCTACCAGCTCGCCACCGGCCGCACCGTGCGTCTATTCGACGAATCCCTGCTGCGCGGCGAGCCGTGGCTCGTCGTCAACGAGCTGCGCGACGAGATGCGCGATGCCCGCATCCTGCAGGCGGCGCCGCTCGATGAAGCGCGGCTCGAACGCGATTTTCCGTCGCGTTTCGTCAGTGAGGATCGCGTGGTCTGGGACGCGAACACGCGCGGGATTGCCGCGGTGCGCGAGCGCCGCTTCGATCGCATCGTGCTCGAGTCGAAGCCGCTGCCGAAGCCGGATCCCGCGCGCTATGCAGACGCACTGGTGGACGCGGTGCGCCAGCTCGGCCTCGACGCGCTGCCGTGGACCGATTCGCTGCGGCAGTGGCGCGCTCGCGTGCGGGGTATTCGCACATGGATGCCCGCGCTTGTCGACGCACTGCCCGATCTTTCCGACGACGCATTGCTCGCGTCGCTCGACACGTGGCTGAAGCCCGTGCTCACCGGCAAGACGCGATTGGATGCATTGAGCGAGCAGGACCTCGGCGAAGCGCTGAAGTCCGCGGTCGACTGGTCGACACGCCAACGTATCGATGCACTCGCACCGGTGCGTATCGCCGTGCCGTCCGGCATGGAACGCGCGATCACCTACGCCACGGATATCGACGGCACACCACAGTCACCGGTGCTCGCGGTGAAGCTGCAGGAACTGTTCGGCCTTGCCGATACGCCGCGCATCGCCGAAGGCCGCGTCCCGCTCACCCTGCACCTGCTGTCGCCTGCGGGCCGTCCGCTGCAGGTCACGCAGGACCTGGCCGGCTTCTGGGAACGCACCTACCCGGAAGTGAAGAAGGAAATGAAAGGCCGCTATCCGAAACATCCGTGGCCGGACGATCCCTGGACCGCGACGGCGACGCACCGGGCGAAGCCGCGCGGCACCTGA
- a CDS encoding Fe2+-dependent dioxygenase: MIRTLPDVLTPSELAQVREWLPQVTLADGRMTNPESGVKRNLQAPQGDAANERIAQLVRDALGRHPDARRLMLPKQMARTTVVRYEPGMTYGWHVDEALFPSTPPMRSDISCTVFLSDPADYDGGELTMQLGEQELAYKLSAGSALIYPSTTIHQVAPVTRGVRIAAITWLQSWIADSARRDILVQIEEARALMSRGGPGDAARIEVLLAAVRSNLFRMWADT, translated from the coding sequence ATGATCCGCACGCTGCCCGATGTCCTGACGCCGTCGGAACTCGCACAGGTGCGTGAGTGGCTGCCGCAGGTCACGCTCGCGGACGGCCGCATGACCAATCCCGAGTCGGGCGTGAAGCGCAACCTGCAGGCACCGCAGGGCGACGCCGCCAACGAGCGCATCGCGCAACTCGTTCGCGACGCGCTGGGCCGTCATCCGGACGCGCGTCGACTGATGCTGCCCAAGCAGATGGCGCGCACGACAGTGGTGCGCTACGAGCCCGGCATGACCTACGGCTGGCACGTCGACGAAGCGCTGTTTCCGTCGACACCGCCGATGCGCAGCGACATCTCGTGCACGGTCTTTCTCAGCGATCCCGCCGACTACGACGGCGGCGAACTCACCATGCAGCTGGGCGAACAGGAGCTCGCGTACAAGCTGTCGGCGGGCTCCGCGCTGATCTATCCGTCAACCACGATCCACCAGGTCGCGCCGGTCACGCGCGGCGTGCGCATCGCGGCGATCACCTGGCTGCAGAGCTGGATCGCCGACAGCGCACGTCGCGACATCCTGGTGCAGATCGAGGAGGCGCGCGCGCTGATGTCACGCGGCGGGCCCGGCGACGCGGCGCGCATCGAGGTACTTCTGGCGGCGGTGCGCTCGAACCTGTTCCGCATGTGGGCGGACACCTGA
- a CDS encoding hybrid sensor histidine kinase/response regulator: MVSNTGTAARILVVDDQPANLRVVGMLLSRQGYQVVTADSGPKALEICETEPPDLVLLDMMMPGMDGFQVMEEMRAGAAPPSLPVVFVTAAQDRDLLLRAFDAGAVDYVTKPFLPEELLARVSAHVGLKLTRDRLERVARERQELVNLVAHDLKNPLSSVLFASEMLITGATKPERVPRYMTMIHESATDALGYIRQYLESTGRRDEAATDLSAPLTATIDWLVQRYEYQLEARGIRVNVQRPATDVQVRIDERVLRQVSENLVTNAMKYAPDSELTIAARPGAPGYWQLVVEDRGPGIPAAKQRELFKPFVRLHEGDDGISSGLGLSLAKQIIQQAGGQLWYEDRKNGGARFVIELPQVG; encoded by the coding sequence ATGGTCAGTAATACCGGCACTGCCGCGAGAATCCTGGTCGTCGACGACCAACCGGCGAACCTTCGTGTCGTCGGCATGCTGCTGTCGCGCCAGGGCTACCAGGTCGTCACCGCGGACAGCGGCCCGAAGGCGCTGGAGATCTGCGAGACCGAACCGCCGGATCTCGTGTTGCTCGACATGATGATGCCGGGCATGGACGGCTTCCAGGTGATGGAGGAAATGCGCGCGGGTGCCGCGCCGCCGAGCCTTCCCGTCGTCTTCGTCACCGCCGCGCAGGATCGCGATCTGCTGTTGCGCGCGTTCGACGCCGGCGCGGTCGACTACGTCACCAAGCCGTTTCTTCCGGAAGAGCTGCTTGCGCGGGTGTCCGCGCACGTGGGTCTCAAGCTCACGCGCGATCGGCTCGAGCGTGTGGCGCGCGAACGGCAGGAACTCGTCAACCTCGTCGCGCACGATCTGAAGAACCCGCTGTCGTCGGTGCTGTTCGCCAGCGAAATGCTGATCACCGGCGCGACGAAACCCGAGCGCGTGCCGCGCTACATGACGATGATCCACGAGAGCGCGACCGACGCGCTCGGCTACATCCGCCAGTACCTCGAAAGCACCGGGCGCCGCGACGAAGCCGCGACCGACTTGAGCGCGCCGCTCACCGCGACCATCGACTGGCTGGTGCAGCGCTACGAATACCAGCTGGAAGCGCGCGGCATCCGCGTCAACGTGCAGCGCCCCGCGACCGACGTGCAGGTGCGCATCGACGAACGCGTGTTGCGCCAGGTCAGCGAGAACCTCGTCACCAACGCGATGAAGTACGCGCCGGACAGTGAACTCACCATCGCCGCGCGACCGGGCGCCCCCGGCTACTGGCAGTTGGTGGTCGAAGACCGCGGCCCCGGGATTCCGGCGGCGAAGCAACGCGAACTGTTCAAGCCGTTCGTGCGCCTGCACGAAGGCGATGACGGCATTTCGTCGGGCCTCGGGCTGTCGCTGGCGAAGCAGATCATCCAGCAGGCCGGCGGCCAGCTCTGGTACGAAGACCGCAAGAACGGCGGTGCGCGTTTCGTGATCGAACTGCCGCAGGTCGGCTGA
- a CDS encoding pseudouridine synthase produces MLIAFNKPYGVLCQFTDRSTPPRPTLAGFGLPPDVYAAGRLDHDSEGLLLLTDDGGLAHRLTDPRHKQPKTYWVQVEGDPQPAQLDALRRGVALNDGPTLPAEARRIDEPALWPRDPPVRFRKTVPDAWLEIVIREGRNRQVRRMTAALGLPTLRLVRVAIGAHRLDGLAPGAWRRVD; encoded by the coding sequence GTGCTGATCGCATTCAACAAGCCCTACGGCGTGCTGTGCCAGTTCACCGACCGCAGTACGCCGCCACGGCCCACCCTCGCCGGCTTCGGACTGCCGCCCGATGTGTACGCAGCAGGCCGGCTCGATCACGACAGCGAAGGCCTGTTGCTGCTGACGGACGACGGCGGCCTCGCGCACCGGCTCACCGACCCGCGCCACAAGCAGCCCAAGACCTACTGGGTGCAGGTCGAAGGTGATCCGCAGCCGGCGCAGCTGGACGCCCTGCGTCGCGGGGTCGCGCTGAACGACGGGCCCACACTCCCCGCCGAGGCGCGCCGCATCGATGAACCCGCGCTGTGGCCGCGCGATCCGCCGGTGCGCTTTCGCAAGACCGTGCCGGATGCATGGCTGGAGATCGTCATCCGCGAAGGTCGCAACCGGCAGGTGCGGCGCATGACGGCGGCGTTGGGACTGCCGACGCTGCGACTGGTGCGCGTCGCAATCGGCGCGCACCGGCTGGATGGACTCGCCCCCGGTGCGTGGCGCCGCGTCGACTGA
- a CDS encoding NADP-dependent isocitrate dehydrogenase yields MSNTPKILYTLTDEAPFLATASLLPIVEGFARSAGIAVETRDISLAGRILAQFPDMLGDRKVSDDLAELGQLATTPEANIIKLPNISASVPQLKAAIKELQGKGYALPDYPDEPSTDAERDIKARYGRAMGSAVNPVLREGNSDRRAPASVKAYARKHPHRMGKWSKDSKSHVAHMDGGDFYGSETSTTVNAPTTARIEFVGADGTTRVLKDALKLQAGEVIDSAALSTSKLASFIDAQIADAKAHGVLFSLHLKATMMKVSDPILFGVAVKRFYREALEKHATALERIGFNPNNGIGDLYARLPQLDDATRAAIEADIAAVYANRPAVAMVNSDKGITNLHVPSDVIVDASMPAMIRDSGGMWNAEGKLQDAKAIIPDRSYAGIYQAVIEDCKANGAFDPATMGSVPNVGLMAQKAEEYGSHDKTFQLDAAGTVRVVDADGNVLLSQTVEPGAIFRMCQTKDAPIRDWVGLAVSRARLSNTPAVFWLDANRAHDAQLIAKVERYLKDFDTSGLDIRILSPVEAMKLSLERIRNGQDTISVTGNVLRDYLTDLFPIMELGTSAKMLSIVPLMAGGGLFETGAGGSAPKHVQQFVEENYLRWDSLGEFLALAASLEHLANFAKNPRAQILADALDRANAQILDNNRSPARKVGELDNRGSHFYLAQYWAQALDDQTQDAELAARFAPVAKALTEGEAQILKELVDVQGHPVDIGGYYKPDMDKLSKAMRPSATFNAVIDALRG; encoded by the coding sequence ATGTCGAACACCCCGAAGATCCTCTACACGCTCACCGACGAAGCGCCCTTCCTCGCCACGGCCTCGCTGCTGCCGATCGTGGAAGGTTTCGCGCGCAGCGCCGGCATCGCGGTGGAGACGCGCGACATCTCACTCGCCGGCCGCATCCTCGCGCAGTTCCCCGACATGCTCGGCGACAGGAAAGTGAGCGACGACCTCGCCGAACTCGGCCAGCTCGCGACGACGCCCGAGGCGAACATCATCAAGCTGCCGAACATCTCGGCCTCGGTGCCGCAGCTCAAGGCCGCGATCAAGGAACTGCAGGGCAAGGGCTACGCGCTGCCGGACTATCCGGACGAACCGTCGACCGATGCCGAGCGCGACATCAAGGCGCGCTACGGCCGCGCGATGGGCTCGGCGGTGAACCCGGTGCTGCGCGAAGGCAATTCCGACCGCCGCGCGCCGGCGTCGGTGAAGGCGTATGCGCGCAAGCATCCGCATCGCATGGGCAAGTGGTCGAAGGACTCGAAGTCGCACGTCGCGCACATGGACGGCGGTGACTTCTACGGCAGCGAGACGTCGACGACGGTCAACGCGCCGACCACCGCGCGCATCGAGTTCGTCGGCGCCGACGGCACCACGCGCGTGCTCAAGGACGCCCTGAAGCTGCAGGCCGGCGAAGTGATCGACAGTGCGGCACTCAGCACGTCCAAGCTCGCGTCGTTCATCGATGCGCAGATCGCCGACGCGAAGGCGCACGGCGTGCTGTTCTCGCTGCACCTGAAGGCCACGATGATGAAGGTCAGCGACCCGATCCTGTTCGGAGTCGCGGTGAAGCGCTTCTATCGCGAGGCGCTCGAAAAGCACGCGACCGCACTCGAGCGCATCGGCTTCAACCCGAACAACGGCATCGGCGACCTGTACGCGCGCCTGCCGCAGCTCGACGACGCGACGCGCGCCGCGATCGAGGCCGACATCGCCGCCGTCTACGCGAACCGGCCGGCGGTCGCGATGGTGAACTCCGACAAGGGCATCACCAACCTGCACGTGCCGAGCGACGTCATCGTCGACGCCTCGATGCCGGCGATGATCCGCGACAGCGGCGGCATGTGGAACGCGGAAGGCAAGCTGCAGGACGCGAAGGCCATCATCCCCGACCGCTCGTACGCCGGCATCTACCAGGCGGTGATCGAGGACTGCAAGGCGAACGGCGCGTTCGATCCGGCGACGATGGGTTCGGTGCCGAACGTCGGGCTGATGGCGCAGAAGGCCGAGGAATACGGCTCGCACGACAAGACCTTCCAGCTCGACGCCGCCGGCACCGTGCGCGTGGTCGATGCCGACGGCAACGTGCTGCTGTCGCAGACCGTCGAACCCGGTGCCATCTTCCGCATGTGCCAGACCAAGGACGCGCCGATCCGCGACTGGGTGGGCCTGGCGGTGTCGCGTGCGCGCCTGTCGAACACCCCGGCGGTGTTCTGGCTGGACGCCAACCGCGCGCACGACGCGCAGCTGATCGCGAAGGTCGAGCGTTACCTCAAGGACTTCGACACCTCGGGACTCGACATCCGCATCCTGTCGCCGGTCGAGGCGATGAAGCTCTCGCTGGAGCGCATCCGCAACGGCCAGGACACGATTTCGGTCACCGGCAACGTGCTGCGCGACTACCTCACCGACCTGTTCCCGATCATGGAACTCGGCACGTCGGCGAAGATGCTGTCGATCGTCCCGCTGATGGCCGGCGGCGGCCTGTTCGAGACCGGCGCGGGCGGTTCGGCACCGAAGCACGTGCAGCAGTTCGTCGAGGAGAACTACCTTCGCTGGGATTCGCTGGGCGAATTCCTCGCGCTCGCGGCGTCGCTGGAACACCTCGCGAACTTCGCGAAGAACCCGCGCGCACAGATCCTCGCCGATGCGCTGGACCGCGCGAACGCGCAGATCCTCGACAACAACCGTTCGCCCGCGCGCAAGGTCGGCGAGCTCGACAACCGCGGCAGCCACTTCTACCTGGCGCAGTACTGGGCGCAGGCGCTGGACGACCAGACGCAGGACGCCGAGCTCGCCGCGCGCTTCGCGCCGGTGGCGAAGGCGCTGACCGAGGGCGAGGCGCAGATCCTCAAGGAACTGGTCGACGTGCAGGGCCACCCCGTCGACATCGGCGGCTACTACAAGCCGGACATGGACAAGCTGTCGAAGGCGATGCGCCCGAGCGCGACGTTCAATGCGGTGATCGACGCCCTGCGCGGCTGA
- a CDS encoding YkgJ family cysteine cluster protein, giving the protein MSHPCLTCGACCAYFRVAFHWAETDAAPGGLTPEALTEPLDPHRVAMRGTWGDTAIRCVALRGEVGVATSCDIYAQRPSPCRDVKASWEYGAPDAHCDRARAGHGLAPLQPSDWDGVAA; this is encoded by the coding sequence ATGTCCCATCCCTGCCTGACATGCGGCGCCTGCTGCGCCTACTTCCGCGTCGCCTTCCACTGGGCGGAAACCGACGCCGCGCCCGGCGGACTCACGCCCGAGGCGCTGACCGAACCGCTGGATCCGCACCGCGTCGCCATGCGCGGCACGTGGGGTGACACGGCGATCCGCTGCGTCGCGCTGCGAGGCGAGGTGGGCGTCGCCACGTCGTGCGACATCTACGCGCAGCGGCCGTCGCCCTGCCGCGACGTGAAGGCGAGCTGGGAATACGGCGCGCCCGACGCGCACTGCGATCGCGCACGCGCGGGGCACGGCCTTGCACCCCTGCAGCCGTCGGATTGGGACGGCGTCGCCGCCTGA
- a CDS encoding SPFH and helix-turn-helix domain-containing protein, whose amino-acid sequence MGVLDFIKGQVLEIIEWTDDSRDTLSFRFPDDDKEIKNGAQLIVRDSQMVQFVAAGQFADLFGPGKHTLKTENIPILSRILGWKYGFESPFKCDVYYLNTRIFTGNKWGTANPVMMRDADFGLVRLRAFGTYDFRIVDPPKFLREVAGTDQNFRLDEFEGTMRSRIVSVFTEALATAKVPALDIATRYSELGDALLPIVNPIMQGKYGLEITSFVVENVSVPPEVEQAIDKRSGMAAVGNLNDYVKFQMASGMGQGGGSVAAAPAEMAIGFAMAQQMAQGLANPAAGAPVATPSATPTLDVLTPEQAAQALGVSAEDVIAAIEKGELKGRKIGNAYRIARASLDEYLRGA is encoded by the coding sequence ATGGGCGTTCTGGATTTCATCAAGGGCCAGGTCCTCGAGATCATCGAGTGGACCGACGACTCGCGCGACACGCTGTCGTTCCGCTTCCCGGACGACGACAAGGAGATCAAGAACGGCGCGCAGCTGATCGTGCGCGACAGCCAGATGGTGCAGTTCGTCGCCGCCGGCCAGTTCGCCGACCTGTTCGGCCCCGGCAAGCACACGCTCAAGACCGAGAACATTCCGATCCTGTCGCGGATCCTCGGCTGGAAGTACGGCTTCGAGTCGCCGTTCAAGTGCGACGTCTACTACCTCAACACCCGCATCTTCACCGGCAACAAGTGGGGCACCGCGAACCCGGTGATGATGCGCGACGCCGACTTCGGCCTCGTCCGCCTGCGCGCGTTCGGCACCTACGATTTCCGCATCGTCGACCCGCCGAAGTTCCTGCGCGAGGTCGCCGGCACCGACCAGAATTTCCGCCTCGACGAGTTCGAGGGCACGATGCGTTCGCGCATCGTCAGCGTGTTCACCGAAGCACTCGCCACCGCCAAGGTGCCGGCGCTCGACATCGCCACGCGTTACAGCGAACTCGGCGATGCGCTGCTGCCGATCGTGAATCCGATCATGCAGGGCAAGTACGGCCTGGAGATCACGTCGTTCGTGGTCGAGAACGTATCGGTGCCGCCGGAAGTCGAGCAGGCGATCGACAAGCGTTCGGGCATGGCGGCGGTCGGCAACCTCAACGACTACGTGAAGTTCCAGATGGCCAGTGGCATGGGCCAGGGCGGCGGCAGCGTCGCCGCGGCGCCGGCGGAAATGGCGATCGGTTTCGCGATGGCGCAGCAGATGGCGCAAGGGTTGGCGAATCCGGCGGCAGGCGCGCCCGTCGCTACGCCGAGCGCCACGCCGACGCTCGACGTGCTCACGCCGGAACAGGCCGCGCAGGCGCTCGGCGTGTCGGCCGAAGACGTCATCGCGGCGATCGAGAAGGGTGAACTGAAGGGTCGCAAGATCGGCAACGCGTACCGCATCGCGCGCGCGTCGCTGGACGAGTACCTGCGCGGCGCCTGA
- a CDS encoding Trm112 family protein: MADVQQPVASATLDKRACPECGGDLEWNAAKQALVCPFCGTVAPWKPDAATPGAIVELDLAQALAKADDGGRGYGDSRREVQCQSCKAISVFEADKVAARCAFCGSPAIVPYTALKDAITPQSLLPFRVSESQVREAIRRWYGTRWFAPNKLKRAALTDTLRGLYLPYWTFDAHVHASWTAESGTYYYTTETYTQNGQTRTRQVQHVRWEPASGELDHFFDDDLVPGSEGAQRDLLEKIQPFPTTTDLQPYAPEFVRGWTVERYQVDLRLAADLNMTQMEFEVRRLCERAVPGDTHRNLQVQSTYHGRTFKHVLMPVWLVSYTYGTRAFQLLANGYTGTIAGQRPYSWIKITLAVTAALFAFFVYVWLNGQN, from the coding sequence ATGGCCGACGTGCAGCAACCCGTGGCGTCGGCGACGCTCGACAAACGCGCCTGTCCCGAATGCGGCGGCGATCTCGAATGGAACGCCGCCAAGCAGGCGCTGGTGTGCCCGTTCTGCGGCACGGTCGCGCCGTGGAAGCCGGATGCCGCAACGCCTGGTGCGATCGTCGAACTCGACCTCGCGCAGGCGCTGGCGAAGGCCGATGACGGCGGACGCGGCTACGGCGATTCACGTCGCGAAGTGCAGTGCCAGAGCTGCAAGGCGATCAGCGTGTTCGAGGCCGACAAGGTCGCTGCGCGCTGCGCGTTCTGCGGCTCTCCGGCGATCGTGCCGTACACCGCACTCAAGGACGCGATCACGCCGCAGAGCCTGCTGCCGTTCCGCGTGTCCGAATCGCAGGTGCGCGAGGCGATACGTCGCTGGTACGGCACGCGCTGGTTCGCGCCGAACAAGCTCAAGCGCGCCGCGCTCACCGACACGCTGCGCGGCCTCTACCTGCCGTACTGGACCTTTGACGCGCATGTGCACGCCTCGTGGACGGCCGAGTCCGGCACGTACTACTACACGACCGAGACGTACACGCAGAACGGGCAGACGCGCACACGCCAGGTCCAGCACGTGCGCTGGGAGCCGGCGTCCGGCGAGCTCGACCACTTCTTCGACGACGACCTGGTGCCCGGCAGCGAAGGCGCGCAGCGTGACCTGCTCGAAAAGATCCAGCCGTTCCCGACCACCACCGACCTGCAGCCCTACGCGCCGGAGTTCGTGCGCGGCTGGACGGTGGAGCGCTACCAGGTCGACCTGCGCCTCGCCGCCGACCTCAACATGACGCAGATGGAGTTCGAGGTGCGCCGCCTGTGCGAGCGGGCCGTGCCCGGCGATACGCATCGCAACCTGCAGGTGCAGTCGACGTATCACGGCCGCACCTTCAAGCACGTGCTGATGCCCGTGTGGTTGGTCAGCTACACCTACGGCACGCGTGCGTTCCAGCTGCTGGCCAACGGCTACACCGGCACGATCGCGGGACAACGCCCGTACAGCTGGATCAAGATCACCCTGGCGGTGACGGCTGCGCTGTTCGCGTTCTTCGTCTACGTTTGGCTGAACGGGCAGAACTGA
- a CDS encoding 2-hydroxychromene-2-carboxylate isomerase yields MTIRWYFDFISPFAYLQRARVRELAATHAIEYRPILFAGLLQRLDHKGPAEMPDKRRFTYRHVVWRAAKLGIPLRFPPAHPFNPLAALRLCIAAGCTDTAIDAIFDHLWRHGLRGDDAESLKPVAERLNLDAATAIADPNVKAQLQANFEAAVADHVFGVPTFAADGEVFWGEDATAMFEDWLRDRAAFESGEMTRVDTLPIGSVRRSG; encoded by the coding sequence ATGACGATCCGCTGGTACTTCGATTTCATCTCGCCGTTCGCCTACCTGCAGCGCGCCCGCGTGCGCGAACTCGCGGCGACGCATGCGATCGAATACCGCCCGATCCTGTTCGCCGGCCTGCTGCAGCGGCTCGATCACAAAGGCCCGGCCGAGATGCCGGACAAGCGGCGCTTCACCTACCGCCATGTCGTCTGGCGCGCGGCGAAGCTCGGCATCCCGCTGCGGTTTCCGCCGGCGCATCCGTTCAATCCGCTGGCCGCGTTACGGCTGTGCATCGCTGCCGGCTGCACCGACACCGCGATCGATGCGATCTTCGATCACCTCTGGCGCCACGGCCTGCGCGGTGACGATGCCGAATCGCTCAAGCCCGTTGCCGAACGTCTGAACCTGGACGCCGCGACCGCGATCGCCGACCCGAACGTGAAGGCGCAGCTGCAGGCCAACTTCGAAGCCGCCGTCGCCGACCACGTGTTCGGCGTACCGACCTTTGCCGCCGACGGCGAGGTGTTCTGGGGCGAGGACGCCACCGCGATGTTCGAGGACTGGCTGCGCGACCGCGCCGCGTTCGAGTCCGGCGAGATGACGCGCGTCGACACGCTGCCGATCGGCAGCGTGCGTCGCAGCGGCTGA